The DNA sequence TTCTAGAATAATTTCAACTGCTTGCCGTATAAACAGAGCAATTAATTACTATCTCACTCATATTGCTACAGGGTTTGTGACAAGCCTAACGGACTGATTTAAATTTGTTTTCTCTTATGAAATATAAACTTAGGTGCCTATAAACGTAAAGGGCGGGTAGAGCTCAGGAGAAAACGAGGCCGATACAAATAAAAAGACCACTGCAGTGAATTAACAACAGTGGTCTTGGAGGGGGTTAAGTAGTTTAGGCTACGAAGCTTTATCAATCTTTGGCTTTGGGTCAGCTTCTACTTCTTCCTCGCTACTTTCAGAGAAGATATCAGCAACGGCGCTTCTCTCTAATTCACCCTTCAGATTTCCATCTTCGTCGACAACTGGAAGGGAGTAGTCACAAGACATGGTGTCTGGTAGAACTTCTTCAATGACCGCATCAGGTAAAACAGCAGGAACCTCTTCGTAAATCTCATCACTGAAGTCATGAACAGAGGCATCTTCAACGGCGTCTTGTAGGCTCTCTTGTGTGACTAGGCCTTGATAGCCGTCATCCGTTACGTGATAAGCGTAATCGTTTTTCAGCATCTTCATTTGTGCCAGAGCACCTTCAATCGTTTCTGAAGTGATTCGATAGAGAGGAGGCTGCATAACCGTTTCAACCGTCAATGCACGAGCACGGTTTACGTCTTTAACGAACGCCTCTACATAGTCATCGGCTGGATTCAGCAGAATCTCATGTGGTGTGCCTTGTTGTACCAACTCGCCATCTTTCAAAATTGCGATTCGATCGCCGAGACGGAGTGCTTCATCCAAATCGTGGGTGATGAAAACAATCGTCTTATGAAGCTTCTGTTGAAGTTCGATAAGCTGATCTTGCATTTCACTTCGAATCAAGGGGTCGAGTGCCGAAAAGGCTTCATCCATTAACAAGATTTCAGCGTTAGTACATAGAGCGCGAGAAAGGCCAACACGTTGTTGCTGACCACCTGAAAGTTGCGCAGGGTATTGCTTGCCGTAACCTTTCAAACCCACCGTTTCTAACCATTCATTGGCTTTCGTTAAACGGTCTTCTTTTTTGATGCCTTGCACTTCCAACCCGTATGCAACGTTTTCTACCACGGTGCGATGAGGCATTAAGCCAAAGCGTTGGAATACCATCGACATTTTATGACGGCGGAACTCTTCTAATTGCTTGGTATTGAGGCTCATTACATCAATGCCTTCGACCATGATTTTACCCTGAGTTGGGTCAATTAAACGGTTGAAGTGGCGAATTAGAGTCGATTTACCCGAGCCGGAAAGCCCCATGATAACGAAGATTTCACCGCGGTTAATCTCGAGATTAATCTCTTTTAAACCGACGGTATGACCTGTGTCCGCAAGAATCTGATCTTTGTGTTCACCGTCCTGAACTCGGTTCATAACAGACATCGGTTTCGGTCCAAACACTTTGTATAGACCACTAATTTCAATCAATGGTTTAGTCATGCTTGAGTCCTCCTAAATGCGCATTGGTTCTTCTTGCGTATGCCTGTGAAGCGCGGTCAAAAAGAATTGCGAGGGCAACAATGGCGAAACCGTTCATCAAGCCTAATGTGAAATATTGGTTGGTGATGGATTTAAGAACTGGTTGTCCTAGGCCTTTAACGCCAATCATGGATGCGATAACAACCATAGACAGTGCCATCATGATGGTTTGGTTGATACCCGCCATGATCGTTGGCATTGCTAGGGGAAGTTGAACACCCCATAAGCGTTGTTTTTTGCTCGCACCAAATGCGGTAGCGGCTTCAAGAACTTCTTTGTCGACCAAGCGTATGCCTAGGTTGGTTAAACGAATCACGGGTGGGATAGCGTAGATAACCACGGCGATTAGACCTGGAATTTTACCGATGCCGAGTAACATCACCACTGGGATCAAGTAAACGAATGCTGGCATGGTTTGCATGATATCAAGCATCGGTGTAACGATAGATTGAGCTCGATTTGAACGAGCCATCGCAATACCAATCGGAATGCCTAAGAATATCGAAACCAAGGTACAAACAGTAATGATACTGAGCGTCCGCATGGTGTCTTCCCACATTCCAAAGTAACCAATAAGGAGCAAAGAAACGACACAACCTAAAGCCAGTTTCCAAGAACGACTCGCGGCGTAGACAAGGCTGGTACAAACGGCGAGGACTATAATCCAAGGGGTTGAGATAAGAAGTTTTTCAAACCAAACAAGGAATGAAAGAAGTGGGTCAAATAAAGATTCAATCATTTCACCGTATTCACGAGAGAATTCACGGTATGCGCCATCTAGCGTCTTTTTTATGGTTCGTAAATCAGCGCGTTCCATCTCTGGAAAGCTTGATAACCAATTGGTGTCAGCCATTTTATATCCTTATAGTTCGGAGCCACTTGTTCATGCGATGAGGTAATCGCCTATGAAAAGGGCTCCGAATCATGAATAACATCAAGTATAGCGACGTTATTTCCGTATTATTGAAGCGTAATTGCTTGTTATTAAACCAAGCTCTTACAGCTCTGCTTCAACTTTCTTAGCGACTTCTTGAGAAACCCATGGGTGCCATATTTCCGGGAACTCACTCAAGAAATGGATACTCGCTTCTTCACCATCCGCTTGGTTGTCTTCCATCCAAGCAAGAAGTGAGTTCATTTTGTCGTTAGTGAAACCACGTTTAGTGAAATAGTCGTAAGCCTCTGGTGCTCTCGATGCGAAGTCTTCTGTAGTGACTGTGTGCACTGGTGAAGGCGGGTACATGGTCGCTTTAGGTGAATCACAGTCTTCTTTAGTGGTACAAGTTAGGAACTCTTGTTCATTAACACCACTGCCAAAGTCAACTTTAACCATGTCGTATTTACCTAGAACGGCAGTTGGCGCCCAGTAGTAACCAAACCAAGCTTCTTCGCGCTCATAAGCTTTTGCGATAGAGCCAGATAAGCCAGCACTCGAGCCTGGATCAACAATCGTGAAACCACTGTCTTCCAGCTCAAGAGCGTTAAACAAGTTTCCGGCGCTGATCTGACAGTTCCAGCCTGCTGGGCAACTGTAGAATGCTGATGTATCTGGGTCTTCAGGGTGCTTAAATAAGCTAGCGTTTTTACGTACACCTTCGATGGTTGCCATCTCTGGGTATTGTTTAACTAAGTAAGCTGGAACCCAAAAGCCTTCTTCACCGCCATTCACAAGTGCTTTACCTGCGTAGCGAAGACGTTTTTCTTGGACACCTTTGTCCAATGCATCTTTTAAGCTGTTGCTCCAAAGCTCAGGTGCAACGTCAGGCTGACCTTTTTCAATCATGGATGTGCCTGTTGGCATGGTGTCGCCAGGGATAAGTTCAGCATCACACCCATAACCATGTTCTAGGATGAATTGGTCGATATTGGCGATCAGTGTTGCAGAGTTCCAGTTCATATCTGCGATTGTTACGCTGCCACATTCTCCAGCGTTAGCATTACCGCTGGCTGCTGCTACTAACAAAAATACGGAGCTTAACTTGTATTTCATATTGAGTTTCCTTTCTCTTTAATAATACAACTAAGGTAACCAAGGTAAATTGATTATCTAAATTGCTCGATGGTGATCCTTTCCGTGTATTTGAACCATTTGAGCAGAAGGAGGGATGGGTGAAGTTTGAATAGATAAACGTGCAAAGTCAGTGAAGTGTGATTTGCCAATTTATCCACTGTGTTTCAACAGCCATCGGATAACTTTGTCAAACTATTACAAATTCGTCAAAAACCACCTCTATTTATAATCTTAGGGAATAATCGTACGAATTCCATCTTTGATGCGATTTACATGGCACTTTAACCGTCTGTGTCACATTACCGCTAAAGTTAGGCATAGGGCTGTTGATTTCTGAAGGGATTTAAAGGTGGTAAGACCATGGTTGGCGTGTGTGAAATGCGTTGAATGGTTTTTAAAATCTTATTTTCAATAATAATTTCGCCAAAAACACCCAATTTGGTTTTGGGGTATTTAGAGCTGTCACGGCATGAAATTTAATAGGATAGGTGGCTGTCATGGTATCAATGACAGCCATACAGTTGCGTAAGAAACTTATAGTTGTACAAGAAGCTATAGTTGTACAAGAAGCTATAGTGGCACGAAAAAGTTACATCGGCAGGTTTAAAAACTCATTTTGATACAGCTTGTTTGCCAAGCTATCGCGAAGTTTAGTTGGAAGGAATTTCATTCGATTGATTTGTCTTACCAACTCTTGTGCAAAGCTAGGAGTTTGTTTCATGTTCATCACACTACCCATTAGGTTGATACTCTGTGCATCAAGCAGCTTTTTCGCTTGTTCTAGGTGGTGAGTTGACGTTTCACCATAGGCGACAACCATCAATGTGCTGTCACAGGCACTCGCAACAGACTGTGCAGGGATATTCCCTTTGTTAATGTTGAGAAGCGGTGAGGTATCAATGATGACTCTATCGTATTTCTCTAACCATTTGTTCACTACTGTTTGTAGCGTTGTCGGGTCTTTATAAGCAAGCTGTGTTGATGCCACTTGAGGTGCCGGGACACCAATGAACATCCGGTGAGACTCAACATGTTCTATTAACTGCCCCTGTTGACTGTCTTCTAACATGTTCAAATCTTTGAAAGCGGGGTTGTATAAGTTGAGGTCAACATAAAGCGTGGAGTGACCAGCAAGAAGAAAACGTTCCGCTAATGCAGTTGCAACAGAGGTTACCCCGTCACCTGAGTGACAGGCCGTCACACAAATCGATTTCTGTCCGTTAAGTTCAGAAGCTAAATACAGTTGCTCGACTTCGGCATGGGTTGCTGAAATAGTCATTATAAAGCTCCTATTAGTACGATGGTGGTCGTAATACGTAGTATGTCATCTAATCCGACACGTGCTTTTTCGATAAAGCTTTCACGACGATCTGGGATGTAAATGGTGTCACCAGCGCGTAGCACCGGTAAGTTGTAAATATTGGCTGTTTTGCTGAACTCAACAAGGTCGAAGGTACGAGCTTGACCTTGGCAACAAGACATATTCACAATGGTAATTTTCTCTACGTAAGCATTGTCAGTAGGGCCTGCCGCTTCTGCCAATATATCTAGAATGGTCATGTTGTCGTTAAACACATAGCGACCTGGGTTGTTAATCGCACCAAGCACACGAACTGTTTCTTCTTTCGGTGTGTCTAACCAGTTCTTACCTTTCTCTGGGATATAAATGGTGTCACCGGTGGTTACATTGGGCAGTAATGATTCGTCACCGGTTTCAAAGTACAGTGAAAGATTGAGTTTGCTTACTTTAGAGTAGGTTTTATCACGATGCGTGACACGAACGTTGTGTATATCGGCATCCTTAGTAGGGCCGTCAGCCGCAGACAAGATATCAAGGAAGTGCATGTCTTTGGTGAAGCGGTAACGACCCGGTGCATTCACTTGTCCAAAGATATAGATCGAAGCATCAGAGCTTTGACGTACCCATTGAGATTTATTGTCTGAAGGGTCTTGTGGTAAGTCGTGGACACGGACGATAGAGCCTGCTCGAATTTGCGGCATTAGATCTCGTGGCGCGCCATTTCTGATGAAATCATCAAGATTAAACACAACCATCTTTCTACCCGTCACAACTTCAATTTTTGAGGTGTCCGCTCGTAACGTAGGACCGCCGACGTGAGCCAATAATCCCATGAAGTTCATTTCATCTGACCATTCAATACGACCAGGTCGGTTTACTTCACCGATAACGTTAACCGCTCTATCTGGCGCAATTTTCAACCAGGACTTCTCGTTCATGTCGGTTTTCTCTGGAACGAAAATAGCGTCACCGGCTTTAATGCTCGGTGGGTTAGAATTAGGTAGACCTTCTGTGTAAGCCGCTAAATCGAATTTAAGGACTCTGCCATCCGCCTTGATCACACGTATTTGGCGCGATTCTGCAAATCGAGTCGGACCGCCAGCATTCGCAAGGATATCCATGAAGGTGGCGTCTCTTTTTCCTTCAAAAGCACCGGGAGCGGCAACTTCACCCATGACGTAAACCATGTTTGCGCCGGATTTGATCTCTTCTTCTTGCTTCGGCACAAAAATGGTTGCACCCGGGCGTAAGATTGGAAGTAGGCTTTCGTCACCAGAATCTAAATAACGTTTAAGGTTGAATAGCGTAGGCGTGTTGTTTGAAATTACTCGTATTTGCTCAACACTGGCATAACGAGTCACACCGCCCGAGCGCATTAGTACGTCGACAAGATCGGTGCTCTCTTTATAAGTGAACGAACCCGGTGCGTTGACCTCGCCAAATACTTTGATTGAATTACGAGAGTCAGCACTATCACCAGAGTTAGCAAGCTTGGCAGCGTCGAACTCTTGTTCAATATTGCCTACTAATGGCGATGCTGGAACAAAAAGCGAATCCAGTGATTGCAGAGTAGGTAGCGTTGATTCGTCACCTGAATCAAGGAAACGTTTGTAGTTAAACTCTTTCTTGTCCGCGCCTCGCTTAAGAATCAATTTGTCCAGTTGTGCTCCCGGACGTAATCCACCGGCTGCGTAAAGCGCCATTTGGATGCTAGAGCCCAATGACAGTGTGTATTCGCCAGGCTGTTCTACATAACCTTGAACGTAAATAATGATTTGTTGTTCTTTGACGTACACCGAAGCATTCGAAAGATCTTTATAAGCGGTTGCCAGTGATTCTAGAACGACTTTGTTAAGCTGCTCACTGTCATAACCGGCAACAAATACGGCGCCAACTTCAGGAAGTGTAATGCGGCCACGTTTATCCACTTGGAACCCTGTGTTTAACGTACTTTCACCGGGTACGTTAACTTGGATAAGGTCACCGACTTGAACCGCGTCTGAAAACTCTTCGCTCGCATTCACGACATTCGTAAAGCATAACGATAGAGTGATGATAAAAGCGAGCAATGATTTCATAATCCACCTCCCATCTTCTCGGCATTTTTAGGGGAGATAACTTCGATACTTACTCGACGGTTCGTTAAACGAGTGCCGTCTGACTCACCTTCAAAAAGGGGGACGGTTTCACCAACAGATACTGCCTTGATTCGCTGAGCACCTAAGCCAAAAATAGTCAGGTAGCGTTCGACTTGTTTAGCACGTCCAAGTGCCAAATCATCGTTAAATTTTTCGGTACCCGTGGCATCGGCATGACCCGTAACTACAAGGTCTAGAGATTTATGCTCTTTCAATAGTGTGGTCGCCTCGGCAAGTCGTCCCATGTACTTGGGATTGACTTCGGTAGAGTTTTCTGCGAATTGGTTGTCAACGTTAAGCAGGTCGTACAACTGTTCGATAACCGACAATTGCATTCTAAATTGGTTTTCATTTTTTGGTGGTTCACAGCGGGCTTGTGAGGTCACATAGTCCAGTTGGACTTCAAGTTCATTTAAGCGTTTTCTTTGAATGACTAGGTCGTTGGCCGCATCTAGAAGCAGGCCACCTTGCAGTTCACGAGCGATACGATTTTGCTTCTCTATCGCTTGCACAACAGCAGCGGGGAAGCACCAACGGGCGCCTTCTTGAATCAAGGCATCAAGATGTAATTTAGCCAGTTGCCAATCAAAACGTAGTCCGTGTTCAGGACCAAGAGGTTCGTCTGGCATCACAGGAGAAAAGTCAGAATTTTGATAACTAATAGAGTCATAACTTTCAGCCAAACCGCCGGTGCCTTGTTCAGGGTAGCTAGTACAGCCACCTAGAACCAAAGCAGACAGAGAAAGGGCTATGTAGTTTTTCAGTATTTTCATGCCAACGTCCTATGTTTTTACTTTTTATTATTATGTTTTGTTACTTCTAGCTTAGTGGATCTTCATGAATTTGTAGGATTTTTTGAATTTACTGGGATAGCGTGGCCAATACGTAGCAAGTTCATAATTTCAAGAGGCTGGCCAGTCACATTTTCAAGTCGCATGTTGCGCTCACGCTCAGTTAGGCGTTTGAACATGTAAACAATCGCGCCAACACCAGATGAGTCTAAAAACTCAACTTGGCTAAAATCAACTTCGATTTCAGGGTGGCCATCATTTGAGATTACATCGTCAATATCGGTCTGAGCATCACGGCTACCTGCTGCATCTAAATCACCGAAAATAGAAAGAGTCAGTGTCGTTGTATTTAAATCAATCTTACGTAGTTCCATAGCGATATCTCCTTTTGAGTATGTATGGACAATTGCACTGAATATGCCAACTTTTATGTTTATATTTTTCAATAACTTAAATAAAACGCTAATCTCTATCTCATATTGAGAAAGTCGGTTTCTCAATATGAGAACTAAAAATGGGTGAACATTTGAGACCCATAAGTCATTAATTATATGAATGAAATTGAAAGTTAAATAAGGTTGATGTGTGGATCGCATCTTCTAGCAAAGGTTGTCTACCTACGTGTCAGAACGCTTAGGATTAAAGGCGTTTGTTGACCACTACAGATATCAATACGGAGCAGATGATGAGATTAACTAAATTGGCGATAGCAACTCTATGGGCGTGTTCGCTTTCTTCTCATTCATCCTATTTACCTCCCGACCATTTGGTACTCGCCAATACATACCAGCAAGGCATTGATGTTTCTGAATACTGGAAGAGTGAAAAGCTTGATGGGATTCGGGCTCTTTGGGACGGACAACACCTTTATACTCGAAACGGGAATCGCATTTACTCACCGAAGTGGTTTACAAAAAACTTGCCTAAGGTACATCTCGAAGGGGAGTTGTGGGCAGGAAGAGGTAAGTTCCATTTAGTCCAATCTACCGTCCTTGATCATACGCCTAGTGACGTAGCGTGGCGCCAAATAGATTTCATGTTGTTTGATATGCCAGGGGCAGCTGGTGATTATCAAAAGCGCTATTACAACATCTTGCATTGGGTAAGCACGATTGGAGAACCCCATGTCAGCTACATCGAACATGTACCGATTCACAATGAAGAAGCTCTTTTCCATCAACTCGATAATGTCGATGAGAGTAATGGTGAAGGTTTGATGCTTCGTAAGATCACCAGTCGCTATCAAGCCGGTCGAAGTAATGACCTTTTAAAGCTTAAAAGGCATCACGATGCAGAAGCCACGGTTATTGGTTACAAAGGCGGAACAGGGAAGTATAAAGGGATGATGGGTTCGATTTTGGTTCACACAGAAGAGGGTGTTGAATTTTATATTGGAAGCGGGTTCAGTGACCAGATGAGACTTGCACCGCCTGAAATTGGCAGTCAAATCACCTTCCGGTATAACGGCTTTACGCAAAACGGAAAGCCCAAGTTTGCGCGCTTTGTTCGAGAAAAGAGTGAGTATTAATCTCCTGAGTATAAACTAATCGCCCCTAAATTATTTACAGCCGTAAGCGAAAAGAGCCCTGAAAATCAGAGCTCTTTTTGTATGTAATAACGGCGATACCGGTTTAGCGAGTACGAATCTAACGAGAGCTAAATTCTAGCTGAACATCATCGTCTTGTTTATGCATCCAATGCAAACGCATACCCAGCATAATGGCAGCTGATGTTAGGCCGACAATGAAACCAATCCAGAAGCCATGTGCGCCCATAGGTTCAACAATCCAATCTTTCATTCCTAAGATGTAGCCGATAGGAAGACCAAGTAACCAATACGCTACGAAGGTAATGTTGAAGATCGAACGCATGTCTTTGTATCCACGCAAAGCACCTGCAGCGATAACTTGGATTGCATCGGTACATTGATAAACCGCAGCGAACAATAGCAATTGCATTGCAACGGTAACTACTGCCGTGTTCTCCGTGTAAAGTAACGAAACCTGCTCTCTAAACAATACTGTTAATGCCGCTGTCATAAAGGCGGTTACCAAACCGACGATGATACCCACGTGTGTTGCGATCTTCGCACCTTCAGTGTTGTTTTCACCCAACTTATGGCCAACACGAATACTCACGGCGGCACCGATACTCATTGGAATCATAAATACGAGAGAAGAGAAGTTAATCGCGACTTGGTGTGCGGCAACAACCAATGAACCTAATGGGGCAACTAATAAGGAAACCACAGCGAATAGCGTGACCTC is a window from the Vibrio splendidus genome containing:
- a CDS encoding tyrosine-protein kinase family protein encodes the protein MTISATHAEVEQLYLASELNGQKSICVTACHSGDGVTSVATALAERFLLAGHSTLYVDLNLYNPAFKDLNMLEDSQQGQLIEHVESHRMFIGVPAPQVASTQLAYKDPTTLQTVVNKWLEKYDRVIIDTSPLLNINKGNIPAQSVASACDSTLMVVAYGETSTHHLEQAKKLLDAQSINLMGSVMNMKQTPSFAQELVRQINRMKFLPTKLRDSLANKLYQNEFLNLPM
- a CDS encoding SLBB domain-containing protein — protein: MKSLLAFIITLSLCFTNVVNASEEFSDAVQVGDLIQVNVPGESTLNTGFQVDKRGRITLPEVGAVFVAGYDSEQLNKVVLESLATAYKDLSNASVYVKEQQIIIYVQGYVEQPGEYTLSLGSSIQMALYAAGGLRPGAQLDKLILKRGADKKEFNYKRFLDSGDESTLPTLQSLDSLFVPASPLVGNIEQEFDAAKLANSGDSADSRNSIKVFGEVNAPGSFTYKESTDLVDVLMRSGGVTRYASVEQIRVISNNTPTLFNLKRYLDSGDESLLPILRPGATIFVPKQEEEIKSGANMVYVMGEVAAPGAFEGKRDATFMDILANAGGPTRFAESRQIRVIKADGRVLKFDLAAYTEGLPNSNPPSIKAGDAIFVPEKTDMNEKSWLKIAPDRAVNVIGEVNRPGRIEWSDEMNFMGLLAHVGGPTLRADTSKIEVVTGRKMVVFNLDDFIRNGAPRDLMPQIRAGSIVRVHDLPQDPSDNKSQWVRQSSDASIYIFGQVNAPGRYRFTKDMHFLDILSAADGPTKDADIHNVRVTHRDKTYSKVSKLNLSLYFETGDESLLPNVTTGDTIYIPEKGKNWLDTPKEETVRVLGAINNPGRYVFNDNMTILDILAEAAGPTDNAYVEKITIVNMSCCQGQARTFDLVEFSKTANIYNLPVLRAGDTIYIPDRRESFIEKARVGLDDILRITTTIVLIGAL
- a CDS encoding ABC transporter permease translates to MADTNWLSSFPEMERADLRTIKKTLDGAYREFSREYGEMIESLFDPLLSFLVWFEKLLISTPWIIVLAVCTSLVYAASRSWKLALGCVVSLLLIGYFGMWEDTMRTLSIITVCTLVSIFLGIPIGIAMARSNRAQSIVTPMLDIMQTMPAFVYLIPVVMLLGIGKIPGLIAVVIYAIPPVIRLTNLGIRLVDKEVLEAATAFGASKKQRLWGVQLPLAMPTIMAGINQTIMMALSMVVIASMIGVKGLGQPVLKSITNQYFTLGLMNGFAIVALAILFDRASQAYARRTNAHLGGLKHD
- a CDS encoding OmpA family protein, encoding MKILKNYIALSLSALVLGGCTSYPEQGTGGLAESYDSISYQNSDFSPVMPDEPLGPEHGLRFDWQLAKLHLDALIQEGARWCFPAAVVQAIEKQNRIARELQGGLLLDAANDLVIQRKRLNELEVQLDYVTSQARCEPPKNENQFRMQLSVIEQLYDLLNVDNQFAENSTEVNPKYMGRLAEATTLLKEHKSLDLVVTGHADATGTEKFNDDLALGRAKQVERYLTIFGLGAQRIKAVSVGETVPLFEGESDGTRLTNRRVSIEVISPKNAEKMGGGL
- a CDS encoding quaternary amine ABC transporter ATP-binding protein produces the protein MTKPLIEISGLYKVFGPKPMSVMNRVQDGEHKDQILADTGHTVGLKEINLEINRGEIFVIMGLSGSGKSTLIRHFNRLIDPTQGKIMVEGIDVMSLNTKQLEEFRRHKMSMVFQRFGLMPHRTVVENVAYGLEVQGIKKEDRLTKANEWLETVGLKGYGKQYPAQLSGGQQQRVGLSRALCTNAEILLMDEAFSALDPLIRSEMQDQLIELQQKLHKTIVFITHDLDEALRLGDRIAILKDGELVQQGTPHEILLNPADDYVEAFVKDVNRARALTVETVMQPPLYRITSETIEGALAQMKMLKNDYAYHVTDDGYQGLVTQESLQDAVEDASVHDFSDEIYEEVPAVLPDAVIEEVLPDTMSCDYSLPVVDEDGNLKGELERSAVADIFSESSEEEVEADPKPKIDKAS
- a CDS encoding ABC transporter substrate-binding protein is translated as MKYKLSSVFLLVAAASGNANAGECGSVTIADMNWNSATLIANIDQFILEHGYGCDAELIPGDTMPTGTSMIEKGQPDVAPELWSNSLKDALDKGVQEKRLRYAGKALVNGGEEGFWVPAYLVKQYPEMATIEGVRKNASLFKHPEDPDTSAFYSCPAGWNCQISAGNLFNALELEDSGFTIVDPGSSAGLSGSIAKAYEREEAWFGYYWAPTAVLGKYDMVKVDFGSGVNEQEFLTCTTKEDCDSPKATMYPPSPVHTVTTEDFASRAPEAYDYFTKRGFTNDKMNSLLAWMEDNQADGEEASIHFLSEFPEIWHPWVSQEVAKKVEAEL
- a CDS encoding STAS domain-containing protein — encoded protein: MELRKIDLNTTTLTLSIFGDLDAAGSRDAQTDIDDVISNDGHPEIEVDFSQVEFLDSSGVGAIVYMFKRLTERERNMRLENVTGQPLEIMNLLRIGHAIPVNSKNPTNS
- a CDS encoding DNA ligase, coding for MRLTKLAIATLWACSLSSHSSYLPPDHLVLANTYQQGIDVSEYWKSEKLDGIRALWDGQHLYTRNGNRIYSPKWFTKNLPKVHLEGELWAGRGKFHLVQSTVLDHTPSDVAWRQIDFMLFDMPGAAGDYQKRYYNILHWVSTIGEPHVSYIEHVPIHNEEALFHQLDNVDESNGEGLMLRKITSRYQAGRSNDLLKLKRHHDAEATVIGYKGGTGKYKGMMGSILVHTEEGVEFYIGSGFSDQMRLAPPEIGSQITFRYNGFTQNGKPKFARFVREKSEY